From the genome of Streptomyces sp. NBC_01317, one region includes:
- a CDS encoding LysR family transcriptional regulator produces MGPVFDIVALRSLVAVADRGGFHRAAEALALSQSAVSQHVRRLEKTLGRPVVERAGRATRFTEAGNLLLEEARRILGVHDEAARRLLGSEPATIVIGSTEHAADQILPRITAAVHRTHPRCRVRFRIDRSARLVEAVDRRSVDLAVYVTEATSTEGMQVGGLPLTWYAAPGWTPPTAPAPLPLVAVEAPCAIRRRALDVLAARGTAASVVCDAGYLAGVLDAARAGLGVALLATAGRAPDGLVEYKGLPQAPAIRMSAHARPGADPAMVMHAVEAVRSLLVELDVPHPVPPSAAPSLSPATGGSVT; encoded by the coding sequence ATGGGTCCCGTCTTTGACATCGTCGCGCTGCGCAGTCTGGTCGCGGTCGCGGACCGGGGCGGGTTCCACCGCGCCGCCGAGGCGCTCGCGCTCAGCCAGTCCGCCGTCAGCCAGCACGTACGGCGGCTGGAGAAGACACTGGGCCGTCCGGTGGTCGAACGGGCGGGCCGGGCCACGCGGTTCACCGAGGCGGGCAATCTCCTCCTCGAAGAGGCGCGCCGGATTCTCGGCGTCCACGACGAGGCCGCGCGCCGGCTGCTCGGTTCCGAACCCGCCACGATCGTGATCGGCTCCACCGAGCACGCGGCCGACCAGATCCTTCCCCGGATCACGGCGGCCGTCCACCGGACGCACCCGCGCTGCCGGGTCAGGTTCCGTATCGACCGCTCGGCGCGGCTGGTCGAGGCCGTCGACCGCAGGTCGGTCGATCTGGCGGTGTACGTGACGGAGGCGACCTCCACCGAGGGCATGCAGGTCGGCGGGCTGCCCCTGACCTGGTACGCCGCCCCGGGGTGGACCCCGCCGACGGCCCCGGCGCCGCTGCCGCTGGTGGCGGTCGAGGCGCCGTGCGCGATCCGCCGCCGGGCGCTGGACGTGCTGGCCGCGCGCGGGACCGCCGCGTCGGTCGTCTGCGACGCGGGCTACCTGGCGGGGGTGCTGGACGCCGCGCGGGCCGGGCTCGGGGTGGCGCTGCTGGCCACGGCGGGCCGGGCCCCGGACGGCCTGGTCGAGTACAAGGGCCTCCCGCAGGCTCCGGCGATCCGGATGAGCGCCCACGCCCGGCCGGGCGCCGACCCGGCGATGGTGATGCACGCGGTGGAGGCCGTGCGGAGCCTCCTGGTCGAGCTGGACGTACCCCATCCGGTGCCGCCGTCGGCGGCCCCGTCGCTGAGTCCCGCGACCGGCGGCAGTGTGACCTGA
- a CDS encoding winged helix-turn-helix domain-containing protein: MPNRPPYCPATTPSPSADEVPGPHPLPPGTIWLPAPSHTLPTPAPGRPAVQGYLVLVPAGEQRGQDTAPGPATGQPPGPGAEAPAEDSAGDRAGPVRIDVSRRTAEVGGRRLDLTYLEFELLAHLVAHPHRVHTRDQLVAAVWPHARIRDGRTVDVHIARVRRKLGADQRGAVQTVRSVGYKYVPDWAGPT; the protein is encoded by the coding sequence ATGCCGAACCGCCCGCCGTACTGCCCTGCCACCACACCCTCGCCGTCGGCCGACGAGGTGCCCGGCCCGCACCCGCTGCCGCCCGGCACGATATGGCTGCCCGCCCCCTCGCACACGCTGCCCACGCCCGCGCCGGGCCGGCCCGCCGTGCAGGGGTACTTGGTGCTCGTACCGGCCGGTGAACAGCGCGGGCAGGACACCGCGCCGGGACCGGCGACCGGACAACCGCCGGGCCCCGGTGCCGAGGCGCCCGCCGAGGACAGCGCCGGTGACCGCGCAGGGCCCGTACGGATCGATGTCTCGCGCCGCACCGCGGAGGTGGGTGGCCGCCGCCTCGACCTCACGTACCTGGAGTTCGAACTGCTCGCCCACCTCGTGGCGCATCCCCACCGGGTCCACACCCGCGACCAGTTGGTCGCGGCGGTCTGGCCCCACGCCCGGATCCGCGACGGCCGGACGGTCGACGTGCACATCGCGCGCGTACGGCGGAAACTGGGCGCGGACCAGCGCGGAGCCGTCCAGACCGTGCGCAGCGTCGGGTACAAGTACGTCCCCGACTGGGCCGGGCCGACGTGA
- a CDS encoding S8 family peptidase — protein sequence MAAVRTNKRRFATAIATAATVAAIIGAGTALPAQAAPAEGRVLHAGSADAVSGSYIVTLRTTAGFSAKATEGKQLIAGYGGKVKRTYTSALNGYAASLSSTEAARLAADPAVESVEQDQKVYATATQTNAPWGLDRIDQANLPLNGTYTYPDSAGGNTTVYVLDTGVRITHQQIAGRASYGYDFVDNDATAQDGYGHGTHVATTVAGTTYGVAKKAKIVAVRVLGNDGSGTTAGVIAGVDWITANHVASSVANVSLGGGASTTLDNAVKNSIASGVTYSIAAGNSGAPAANYSPARVPTALTVGATTRTDAKASYSNYGATVDIFAPGSAITAGWNSSDTATYTGDGTSFAAPHVAGAAAIYLTNHPGASPATVAAALVNGATSNVLTGIGTGSPNKLLRLVP from the coding sequence ATGGCAGCAGTACGTACGAACAAGCGGCGCTTCGCCACCGCGATCGCCACCGCGGCGACCGTGGCCGCGATCATCGGAGCCGGCACCGCGCTGCCGGCCCAGGCCGCCCCGGCGGAAGGCAGAGTCCTGCACGCCGGCTCCGCCGACGCCGTCAGCGGCAGCTACATCGTCACGCTCAGGACGACGGCCGGCTTCTCGGCCAAGGCCACCGAGGGCAAGCAGCTCATCGCCGGGTACGGCGGCAAGGTGAAGCGTACGTACACCTCCGCGCTCAACGGCTACGCCGCCTCCCTCAGCAGCACCGAGGCCGCGCGCCTGGCGGCTGACCCCGCCGTCGAGTCGGTCGAGCAGGACCAGAAGGTCTACGCCACGGCCACGCAGACCAACGCCCCCTGGGGCCTGGACCGCATCGACCAGGCGAACCTCCCGCTGAACGGCACGTACACCTACCCGGACTCGGCGGGCGGCAACACCACCGTCTACGTCCTGGACACCGGGGTGCGCATCACCCACCAGCAGATCGCGGGCCGCGCCTCCTACGGCTACGACTTCGTCGACAACGACGCCACCGCGCAGGACGGTTACGGTCACGGCACGCACGTCGCCACCACCGTCGCGGGCACCACCTACGGCGTCGCGAAGAAGGCGAAGATCGTCGCGGTCCGGGTCCTCGGCAACGACGGCTCCGGCACCACCGCCGGCGTCATCGCGGGCGTGGACTGGATCACCGCCAACCACGTGGCGTCCTCCGTCGCGAACGTCTCGCTCGGCGGCGGCGCCAGCACGACGCTCGACAACGCGGTGAAGAACTCGATCGCCTCGGGGGTGACTTACTCCATCGCGGCGGGCAACTCCGGTGCCCCGGCGGCCAACTACTCCCCCGCCCGCGTGCCCACCGCCCTCACCGTCGGCGCCACGACCAGGACGGACGCGAAGGCCTCCTACTCCAACTACGGCGCGACCGTGGACATCTTCGCCCCGGGCTCGGCCATCACGGCGGGCTGGAACAGCTCCGACACCGCGACCTACACCGGCGACGGCACGTCGTTCGCCGCCCCGCACGTCGCGGGCGCGGCCGCCATCTATCTCACGAACCACCCCGGCGCCTCCCCGGCGACCGTGGCCGCCGCCCTGGTGAACGGCGCGACGTCCAACGTCCTGACCGGCATAGGCACCGGCTCGCCGAACAAGCTCCTCCGGCTCGTCCCGTAA
- a CDS encoding DUF427 domain-containing protein — protein MTEPVPNQPRMITPAGHVEPVPRRIRGFLGGRAVVDTLRARYVWEWPGYPQYSVPVDDLIDCELVDEDRVLKLAPGPARRQALKAADTVVPDAGWLWAEGASEGLEGTVRFRWETLDAWYEEDEQVFVHPRSPYTRVDALRSGREIRVELDGVVLAEADSSVMVFETGLPTRYYLDRLNVDFTLLLPTDTVTACPYKGRTSGYWSVETPAGVHDDLVWAYDFPTRQLSPIAGLVAFYNERVDLFLDGELQPRPPTVTRVTHEAAQG, from the coding sequence ATGACGGAACCAGTGCCGAACCAGCCCAGAATGATCACACCGGCGGGCCACGTCGAGCCGGTTCCCCGCCGCATCCGAGGCTTTCTCGGCGGACGCGCGGTGGTGGACACCCTGCGGGCGCGGTACGTGTGGGAGTGGCCCGGCTATCCGCAGTACTCGGTCCCGGTCGACGACCTGATCGACTGCGAGCTGGTGGACGAGGACCGCGTCCTCAAGCTGGCCCCCGGACCCGCGCGGCGTCAGGCGCTGAAGGCGGCGGACACCGTCGTGCCCGACGCGGGGTGGCTGTGGGCGGAGGGGGCGTCCGAGGGCCTGGAGGGGACGGTCAGGTTCCGGTGGGAGACGCTCGACGCGTGGTACGAGGAGGACGAGCAGGTCTTTGTCCACCCGAGGAGCCCGTACACCCGCGTGGACGCCCTGCGCTCCGGCCGTGAGATCCGTGTCGAACTCGACGGGGTCGTCCTGGCGGAGGCGGACTCCTCGGTCATGGTGTTCGAGACGGGCCTGCCCACGCGGTACTACCTCGACCGTCTGAACGTCGACTTCACGCTCCTGCTGCCCACGGACACGGTGACCGCCTGCCCGTACAAGGGGAGGACCAGCGGCTACTGGTCGGTCGAGACGCCCGCCGGTGTCCACGACGACCTGGTGTGGGCGTACGACTTCCCGACCCGTCAGCTCTCGCCGATCGCCGGGCTGGTCGCCTTCTACAACGAGCGGGTCGACCTGTTCCTGGACGGCGAACTCCAGCCCCGGCCGCCCACGGTGACGCGCGTGACGCACGAGGCGGCCCAGGGGTAG
- a CDS encoding S1 family peptidase has product MRRSTVIRTGLSALLLVGALSTAGFAPATAAPAATAAEAPASAGLLTALQKDLGLTKEQATARLAAEKTATAVDTKAQRVAGSSYGGSWFDPASGTLTVALAGDEKAAAVRATGAAVQLVRHSERQLDAAKKRIDKLTAPAGVSSWQVDPRTNQVVVNVVAERKDDNDVRAFVAKALKTGPVTVAETTEAPRTTAAGTVGGDPYYTGNVRCSIGFSVYGGFVTAGHCGGTGAAVYGWDRSYIGNFQGSTFPGNDYAWVNVGSGWWTVPVVLGWGTVSDQLVRGSNEAPVGASICRSGSTTHWRCGVIQGKNITVNYSQGAVYAMTGTSVCVEGGDSGGSYISGDQAQGITSGGSGNCTSGGQSFYQPINPVLSRYGLTLHTA; this is encoded by the coding sequence TTGAGACGCAGCACAGTCATACGTACCGGCCTGTCCGCACTCCTCCTGGTCGGCGCCTTGTCCACGGCCGGGTTCGCCCCGGCCACCGCCGCCCCCGCGGCCACCGCCGCCGAGGCACCGGCCTCCGCGGGTCTGCTCACCGCCCTCCAGAAAGACCTCGGGCTGACGAAGGAACAGGCCACGGCCCGCCTCGCCGCCGAGAAGACGGCGACAGCGGTCGACACGAAGGCACAGCGCGTGGCGGGATCCTCCTACGGAGGCTCCTGGTTCGACCCCGCCAGCGGCACCCTGACCGTCGCCCTCGCCGGTGACGAGAAGGCCGCCGCCGTACGGGCCACCGGTGCGGCCGTCCAACTGGTGCGCCACAGCGAGCGCCAGCTCGACGCGGCGAAGAAGCGGATCGACAAGCTCACCGCGCCGGCCGGCGTCAGCAGCTGGCAGGTCGACCCCAGGACCAACCAGGTCGTGGTCAACGTGGTCGCGGAGCGCAAGGACGACAACGATGTCCGCGCCTTCGTCGCCAAGGCACTCAAGACCGGGCCCGTCACGGTCGCCGAGACCACCGAGGCGCCGCGTACGACCGCCGCGGGCACGGTGGGCGGCGACCCGTACTACACGGGCAACGTGCGCTGTTCCATCGGCTTCTCGGTGTACGGCGGGTTCGTGACCGCGGGTCACTGCGGGGGCACGGGCGCCGCGGTCTACGGCTGGGACCGCTCGTACATCGGCAACTTCCAGGGATCGACCTTCCCCGGCAACGACTACGCCTGGGTGAACGTCGGCAGCGGCTGGTGGACCGTCCCGGTCGTCCTCGGCTGGGGCACGGTCTCCGACCAGCTGGTCCGCGGCTCCAACGAGGCGCCCGTCGGCGCGTCGATCTGCCGCTCGGGTTCCACGACGCACTGGCGCTGCGGTGTCATCCAGGGCAAGAACATCACCGTCAACTACAGCCAGGGCGCGGTGTACGCGATGACCGGGACGAGCGTCTGCGTCGAGGGCGGTGACTCGGGAGGCTCGTACATCAGCGGCGACCAGGCCCAGGGCATCACCTCGGGCGGTTCGGGCAACTGCACCTCCGGTGGCCAGTCGTTCTACCAGCCGATCAATCCGGTGCTGAGCCGGTACGGCTTGACGCTGCACACGGCCTGA
- a CDS encoding serine/threonine-protein kinase, which translates to MPLSAVDPESVGGYRLLDRLGSGGMGVVYLASSASGMRVAVKVVHAQLAGDDEFRTRFKQEVAAARRVSGAFTASVVDADPDAVQPWMATLYMPGPTLSHRVGGEGPLPPGELRRLALGLVEALDDIHRADVVHRDLKPANVLMARDGPRVIDFGISRAADHQSYTTTGRVLGTPPFMSPEQLNRPREVTAASDVFSLGALLMYAATGRGPFDDENPYLTMYRVVHEQPLLDGVAQPLRRIVERCLAKEPAGRPGLGELAKMLEELPEDGEWDVPAEPVPAAGDIARATVDPRPAADPAPTADPTPTTDPPPTAGPTPTTGPASTANPTAMTDPTPTTDSTPTVGPAPAAGAESRPGRSFRRRVSLAAAAAFTVAGLGAGAALLTNGSGDDPAPAGGRPAPPATSVPSLLQEAALPAGWKPWYLTLPSSNGNGPFAAVEGCRAYELAVYCWGDGFSAARVDAASGKVVWRVPYTDVGTPSAIDVRSGQVLVVGPASGDGLRADLVVLDRESGKPLWTKRVANHPAVFFGGAVLFRDSFSGGALVARDAATGERRWSTPLPEGAECVPLVSGAVPYAVCTTDPDGRRTTLLRLDPEKGTPEEVAQVKGAVHALGIVGGALHVLVPDGGPGMSYSALVKVDVRTGDRRTVELASRPDGRPSAVGGLVVFVQQTGRVTAVDPDTGDRVWSRETGVDLLGPPMASEREGALYLSSYSGRLVALDLRTGAKRWQTAAMGTSTSGMQEGVAPMRTGGAIVTLANGSLRSVDPLRPHAGE; encoded by the coding sequence GTGCCGCTGAGCGCGGTGGATCCGGAGTCGGTCGGCGGCTACCGGCTGCTGGACCGGCTCGGCTCCGGGGGCATGGGCGTGGTTTATTTGGCGAGTTCGGCCTCCGGCATGCGGGTGGCGGTCAAGGTGGTCCATGCCCAATTGGCCGGGGACGACGAGTTCAGGACCCGGTTCAAGCAGGAGGTGGCCGCCGCCAGACGGGTCAGCGGCGCGTTCACCGCGTCGGTGGTGGACGCCGATCCCGATGCCGTACAGCCCTGGATGGCCACGCTCTACATGCCGGGGCCCACCCTGTCGCACCGGGTGGGCGGGGAAGGCCCGCTGCCGCCCGGGGAGTTACGGCGGCTGGCCCTGGGGCTGGTGGAGGCGCTCGACGACATCCACCGCGCCGACGTGGTGCACCGCGACCTCAAACCGGCGAACGTGCTGATGGCACGGGACGGGCCCCGGGTCATCGACTTCGGCATCTCCCGGGCGGCCGACCACCAGTCGTACACCACCACCGGACGGGTCCTGGGCACACCGCCGTTCATGTCGCCGGAGCAGCTGAACCGCCCCCGTGAGGTGACCGCCGCCTCGGATGTCTTCTCGCTCGGCGCGCTGCTCATGTACGCGGCCACCGGGCGGGGGCCCTTCGACGACGAGAACCCGTACCTCACGATGTACCGGGTGGTGCACGAACAGCCCCTCCTGGACGGTGTGGCGCAGCCGCTGCGCCGGATCGTGGAACGGTGCCTGGCGAAGGAGCCGGCGGGGCGGCCGGGCCTGGGCGAACTGGCCAAGATGCTGGAGGAGTTGCCCGAGGACGGCGAGTGGGACGTGCCGGCCGAACCGGTCCCCGCGGCGGGCGACATCGCCCGGGCCACGGTCGACCCCAGGCCCGCAGCCGACCCCGCGCCGACGGCCGACCCGACGCCGACGACCGACCCCCCGCCGACGGCCGGTCCGACGCCGACGACCGGTCCGGCTTCCACGGCCAACCCCACAGCCATGACCGACCCGACGCCCACAACCGACTCCACCCCGACGGTCGGCCCGGCCCCCGCGGCCGGCGCCGAATCGCGGCCGGGCCGGTCCTTCCGGCGCCGCGTCTCGCTCGCCGCCGCGGCCGCGTTCACCGTGGCCGGCCTCGGCGCCGGGGCGGCGCTGCTGACCAACGGCTCCGGGGACGACCCGGCACCGGCCGGTGGCCGCCCGGCGCCCCCGGCGACCTCCGTCCCCTCGCTCCTGCAGGAGGCGGCTCTGCCCGCGGGATGGAAACCGTGGTACCTGACGCTGCCGAGCTCGAACGGGAACGGCCCCTTCGCCGCCGTCGAGGGCTGCCGGGCGTACGAACTCGCCGTCTACTGCTGGGGGGACGGCTTCTCCGCGGCCCGCGTCGACGCCGCCTCGGGAAAGGTCGTCTGGCGGGTCCCGTACACGGACGTGGGGACGCCGAGCGCGATCGACGTACGCTCCGGCCAGGTGCTGGTGGTCGGTCCGGCTTCGGGGGACGGGCTGCGGGCTGACCTGGTCGTCCTGGACAGGGAGTCCGGGAAACCCCTCTGGACGAAGCGGGTGGCCAACCACCCGGCGGTGTTCTTCGGTGGCGCGGTGCTGTTCCGCGACTCCTTCTCCGGCGGTGCGCTGGTGGCGCGCGACGCCGCGACCGGTGAGCGGCGGTGGTCGACGCCGTTGCCCGAGGGGGCGGAGTGTGTGCCGCTCGTGTCCGGCGCCGTACCGTACGCCGTGTGCACGACGGATCCCGACGGCCGGCGGACGACGCTGCTGCGGCTCGACCCCGAGAAGGGCACGCCGGAGGAGGTGGCCCAGGTGAAGGGAGCTGTCCACGCGCTCGGGATCGTGGGCGGCGCGCTTCACGTCCTCGTGCCGGACGGCGGGCCGGGGATGTCGTACTCCGCGCTCGTGAAGGTCGATGTCCGTACGGGCGACCGGCGGACGGTCGAGCTGGCCTCGCGCCCGGACGGCAGGCCCTCGGCGGTGGGCGGCCTTGTGGTGTTCGTCCAGCAGACCGGGCGGGTCACGGCGGTCGATCCGGACACCGGCGACCGGGTGTGGAGCCGGGAGACCGGCGTGGACCTGCTGGGGCCGCCCATGGCGTCGGAGCGGGAGGGCGCGCTCTACCTGTCCAGCTACAGCGGGCGGTTGGTCGCCCTCGACCTGCGGACGGGCGCCAAACGGTGGCAGACGGCCGCGATGGGGACGAGCACCTCGGGGATGCAGGAGGGGGTGGCCCCGATGCGGACGGGCGGTGCGATCGTGACGCTGGCGAACGGGTCCCTGCGCTCGGTCGACCCGCTGCGCCCGCACGCCGGGGAGTGA